Proteins found in one Sporosarcina sp. FSL K6-3457 genomic segment:
- a CDS encoding GNAT family N-acetyltransferase: MKNMFPIIETERLILRQVTTEDATDMFAYLSDQDVVEPMGLDPFETVKDVWDEIGWYTSIYEEGTGIRWGITLKDSGKVIGSCGFLNRIPKHYRAEVGYEVSKDYWGQGIASEALEAVVKYGYHHLQLERIEALIEPANVASQKLVEKQGFEKEGLLRHYEFARGKFDDLYMYSIIKTDFQS, from the coding sequence ATGAAGAACATGTTTCCTATAATTGAAACTGAAAGATTAATTTTACGACAAGTAACAACCGAGGATGCTACAGATATGTTTGCCTATTTATCTGACCAAGATGTGGTGGAACCTATGGGGCTAGACCCTTTCGAAACAGTAAAAGACGTCTGGGATGAAATTGGGTGGTATACATCTATATACGAAGAAGGTACGGGAATTAGGTGGGGAATCACTCTTAAAGATTCTGGTAAGGTGATAGGAAGTTGTGGCTTTCTGAATAGGATTCCAAAGCATTATCGCGCAGAAGTGGGGTATGAGGTTAGCAAAGATTACTGGGGACAAGGGATTGCTAGTGAAGCATTAGAGGCTGTTGTGAAGTATGGTTATCATCATTTACAGCTAGAAAGAATAGAGGCTTTAATTGAACCGGCGAATGTTGCATCGCAAAAATTGGTAGAGAAGCAGGGCTTTGAAAAAGAGGGATTGCTGCGGCATTATGAGTTTGCACGTGGTAAATTCGATGATTTATATATGTACTCTATCATAAAGACGGATTTCCAATCTTAG
- a CDS encoding aminoglycoside phosphotransferase family protein, producing MHPINVDVVTRIIAEQFPEWASLTIKPVKHSGNDNRTFHLGEQMSVRLPSAASYVPQVEKEQRWLPVLSKELSLPISTPIARGDPSEAYPWPWSVNQWIEGEALSLENVTDLNQLAIDLGTFLLDLQSIDASGGPLAGEHNFYRGGSIAVYDEEARNAIDNNRDMFNESLLKELWQRALASTWQAEPVWVHGDIAPGNLLVKDGQLCAVIDFGILGVGDPACDAAMAWTFFDDESRKIFKNTLQMDEKTWNRARGWALWKALITYDAHKNTNKAIVEGAYRVIDIIGRDWECLG from the coding sequence ATGCATCCAATTAACGTCGATGTAGTCACAAGAATAATCGCTGAACAATTTCCCGAATGGGCTAGTTTAACGATTAAACCAGTCAAACATAGCGGCAACGACAATAGAACATTCCACTTAGGGGAGCAGATGAGTGTTAGGTTACCAAGTGCGGCATCTTATGTTCCTCAAGTAGAGAAAGAACAGCGATGGTTACCCGTGCTAAGCAAAGAACTTTCTCTACCCATTTCTACACCTATTGCGAGAGGTGACCCAAGTGAGGCTTATCCGTGGCCTTGGTCTGTGAATCAGTGGATAGAGGGGGAAGCCTTGTCGCTAGAAAATGTAACTGATTTGAATCAGTTGGCAATCGATTTAGGAACATTTTTATTAGACCTACAATCGATTGATGCCAGTGGGGGTCCTTTAGCTGGCGAGCATAACTTTTATAGGGGTGGCTCGATAGCTGTTTACGACGAAGAGGCTAGGAATGCCATTGACAATAATCGTGATATGTTTAACGAATCGTTATTGAAAGAGTTATGGCAACGGGCATTGGCATCTACTTGGCAGGCAGAGCCCGTTTGGGTTCATGGAGATATCGCACCGGGGAATTTATTGGTGAAAGATGGGCAGCTGTGTGCCGTTATTGATTTTGGTATCTTGGGTGTAGGAGATCCAGCTTGTGATGCGGCGATGGCCTGGACCTTTTTTGATGATGAGAGTCGAAAGATATTCAAGAACACATTACAGATGGATGAAAAAACGTGGAATCGAGCGAGGGGGTGGGCTTTGTGGAAGGCTTTAATCACCTATGATGCACATAAAAATACGAACAAAGCCATCGTAGAAGGGGCTTATCGGGTTATTGATATCATCGGCAGGGATTGGGAATGCTTGGGCTAG
- a CDS encoding TetR/AcrR family transcriptional regulator translates to MGGANIARNRHPEKTIEKILNVSRELFFEKGYDNTTMQDIINQGLSKGAIYHHFKSKKEIFERIMQGIGDDNNYVVRITNTHNANALERLRELLYIRLTDEEKIKLLQKAKTLFEDPKVFGELYQLNMKYTTEQIKEFINQGNEDSSMNCSYVEETTELITLFFSVWVGTSLYNVNQDDFKTKVEYYGMLFKKSGVDLIDERLYTVLLTYHEKIIKVA, encoded by the coding sequence TTGGGAGGTGCTAATATCGCTAGAAATAGACATCCTGAAAAAACTATAGAGAAAATATTGAATGTATCTAGAGAACTGTTTTTTGAAAAAGGATATGATAATACAACAATGCAAGACATTATCAATCAAGGTTTAAGTAAGGGAGCAATTTATCATCACTTTAAATCAAAGAAAGAAATCTTTGAGAGAATTATGCAAGGTATAGGAGATGATAACAATTATGTCGTGAGAATTACGAATACTCATAATGCAAATGCTTTAGAAAGGTTAAGAGAACTATTATATATTCGATTAACTGATGAAGAGAAAATTAAACTTCTCCAAAAGGCAAAGACATTATTTGAAGATCCAAAAGTATTCGGTGAATTATACCAATTGAATATGAAATATACTACAGAGCAAATAAAAGAATTTATTAACCAGGGAAACGAAGATTCTTCTATGAATTGTAGTTATGTTGAAGAGACGACAGAACTGATCACTCTATTCTTTAGTGTTTGGGTTGGAACTTCGCTTTACAATGTAAACCAAGACGATTTTAAAACAAAAGTTGAATATTACGGTATGCTGTTTAAAAAATCAGGTGTTGATTTAATCGATGAAAGATTGTATACAGTATTATTAACTTACCATGAGAAAATAATAAAAGTTGCTTAG
- a CDS encoding ABC transporter ATP-binding protein: protein MIEINDITKKFENYTVLNSCSFKGENEIYGLLGKNGAGKTTLFKILLGLLTPSKGYVKICGKNSKEERQQVLRLVGATIEQPKFYSHLSAFENLSIHLSYMSFDDNEYKILIEEALSFVGLTNDIEKKVSKYSLGMKQRLAIARAIIHKPKVLILDEPMNGLDPIGIKDMRNLFKKLALEKSMTIFFSSHMLNEVMAVSDHILVLRDGKIVLEEEKEVIVSRYQEDVESFLIKCMEDSNYDAIN from the coding sequence ATGATTGAAATTAATGATATAACTAAAAAATTTGAAAATTACACGGTATTAAATTCATGTAGCTTTAAAGGTGAAAATGAGATATATGGTTTGCTAGGGAAAAATGGTGCAGGTAAAACAACATTATTTAAAATATTACTTGGATTACTGACTCCAAGTAAAGGATATGTAAAAATTTGTGGGAAAAACTCAAAAGAAGAGCGACAACAAGTTCTTCGTTTAGTTGGTGCTACAATTGAACAACCAAAGTTTTATTCTCATTTATCAGCATTTGAGAATCTTTCTATCCATTTAAGTTATATGAGCTTCGATGATAATGAATATAAAATTTTAATAGAAGAGGCACTTAGTTTTGTAGGATTAACTAATGATATAGAAAAGAAAGTATCTAAATACTCTTTGGGAATGAAGCAGCGATTAGCTATTGCTAGAGCCATTATTCATAAACCAAAGGTGTTAATACTCGACGAACCTATGAATGGATTAGATCCAATTGGTATTAAAGATATGAGAAATCTCTTCAAGAAACTCGCATTAGAGAAGTCTATGACAATATTTTTTTCAAGTCATATGTTAAATGAAGTTATGGCTGTGTCAGACCATATACTAGTTTTACGAGATGGGAAAATTGTGTTAGAAGAAGAAAAAGAAGTAATTGTATCTAGATATCAAGAGGATGTTGAATCATTTTTAATTAAATGTATGGAGGACTCAAATTATGATGCAATTAATTAA
- a CDS encoding ABC transporter permease, whose protein sequence is MMQLIKLECKKNQIHSYILIFVILSIAILGLGYFFALVSHIKPEEAQVNSAITTYEYVFNMVNLISLASFSIFSSVLFSKFIIEEYKGDSLFLLFLYPVSRRKVFFSKIILCVSLTLLFSITSQVFVYLFFMFTESIAPIMNNDIFTWNLMISVLPNILFVSLQSVLVGLIAMRIGFTNRSLPTTIISSVIISVIFCNILTIGNSTILNFVTITLYIIIFFIIIQQSKQIDLMELGD, encoded by the coding sequence ATGATGCAATTAATTAAATTAGAATGTAAAAAAAATCAAATTCATTCGTATATTTTAATCTTTGTTATTTTATCTATTGCCATTCTTGGACTAGGCTATTTCTTTGCTTTAGTCTCGCATATTAAGCCGGAAGAAGCACAAGTAAATTCCGCAATCACGACATATGAATATGTCTTCAATATGGTTAATTTAATCTCATTAGCAAGTTTCTCTATTTTTTCTTCAGTGCTATTTTCAAAATTTATTATTGAAGAATATAAAGGTGACTCCCTTTTCTTACTGTTCTTATATCCAGTCAGTCGTAGGAAAGTGTTTTTCTCGAAGATTATTCTATGTGTTTCTCTTACTCTTCTATTTTCAATTACATCACAAGTTTTCGTCTATTTATTCTTCATGTTCACTGAATCGATTGCACCAATTATGAATAATGATATATTTACATGGAATCTGATGATTTCTGTTTTACCAAATATTCTCTTTGTAAGTTTACAATCTGTTTTGGTAGGTTTAATAGCTATGCGAATTGGATTTACAAATCGTTCTCTTCCAACAACTATTATATCATCCGTTATTATTAGTGTGATTTTCTGTAACATATTAACAATTGGTAATTCTACAATATTGAATTTTGTTACTATAACACTTTATATAATCATTTTTTTTATAATAATTCAACAATCTAAACAAATTGATCTAATGGAATTAGGAGATTAG
- a CDS encoding alpha/beta fold hydrolase, which produces MIKKETIIINEIRHGYIMCEQDKKAPVILYLHGGPGSPEYPIFQSQLNSSYLCEFNVCYYDHRGCGLSFNKKSELSLDLLIEDILDITKYLIEKYDKKKIILVAHSFGTYLGIKAVQSHPEYYSAYVGISQITNVRESEKRIYNDLLQVCKEKKDYKGRKLLKKNKRSSSKLSNHYMQNVKGRLLKRYQLGLTREPLPTYFMIQKLFSFPQYSFKNKLEYCKGLIHSSRLLFSMTKDINLFQNSCDFKVPIYFIHGIYDYQVSLPLGKEYFGQLDSPKKELIIFEESAHFPNFEEPDKFNEILNSLFSVEQV; this is translated from the coding sequence ATGATTAAAAAAGAGACAATTATAATTAATGAAATCAGACACGGATATATTATGTGTGAACAAGATAAGAAAGCACCAGTAATTTTATATTTACATGGAGGTCCAGGAAGCCCAGAATATCCGATTTTTCAATCTCAGCTTAATTCATCTTATTTATGTGAATTTAATGTTTGCTATTACGACCATAGAGGTTGCGGATTATCATTTAATAAGAAATCTGAATTATCTTTAGATCTCTTAATTGAAGATATTCTTGATATCACAAAGTACTTAATTGAAAAATATGATAAGAAGAAGATTATTTTAGTTGCACATTCCTTTGGTACCTATTTAGGTATTAAAGCAGTTCAATCACATCCAGAATATTATTCAGCGTATGTTGGCATTTCTCAAATAACAAATGTTAGAGAATCTGAAAAAAGAATTTATAATGATCTGTTGCAAGTCTGCAAAGAGAAAAAAGATTATAAAGGTAGAAAGTTGTTAAAGAAAAATAAGCGTAGTTCGAGTAAATTATCTAATCATTATATGCAAAATGTGAAAGGGAGACTTTTAAAACGATATCAACTAGGGTTAACAAGAGAACCACTACCTACATATTTTATGATTCAAAAATTATTTTCTTTTCCCCAATATAGCTTTAAAAATAAATTAGAATACTGTAAAGGATTGATACATAGCTCCAGATTATTATTTTCAATGACTAAAGATATTAACTTATTCCAGAATTCATGTGATTTTAAAGTACCTATTTATTTTATTCATGGAATCTATGACTATCAAGTATCCCTCCCCCTTGGAAAGGAGTATTTTGGACAATTAGACTCGCCTAAAAAAGAATTAATAATTTTTGAAGAATCTGCCCACTTTCCTAATTTTGAAGAACCTGATAAATTTAATGAGATATTAAATTCACTTTTCAGTGTTGAGCAAGTGTAA
- a CDS encoding ABC-F family ATP-binding cassette domain-containing protein, with protein sequence MSLLTVENLSHGFGDRAIFEDVSFRLLQGEHIGLIGANGEGKSTFMNIITRKLEPDAGTVNWSKRVRVGYLDQHVVLKQGMTIRDVLRTAFQYLYDQEAEMNALFEKMGEVGPDELEALLEETGQIQEELSHNDFYIIDSKVEEVANGLGLNEFGLDRDVHDLSGGQRTKVLLAKLLLEKPDILLLDEPTNYLDVEHINWLRNYLQNYESAFILISHDIPFLNSVIQLIYHMENQEITRYVGDYEEFVRVHEMKKQQVEAAFKKQQKEISHLKDFVARNKANAATSRMAMSRQKKLDKMDIIELDAEKPKPQFSFKVARTPSRYLFQTKDLVIGYDEPLSRELELTMERGQKIALSGANGIGKTTLLKSILGEIPALTGSVELGEHLEIGYFEQETKSDNNNTCLEEVWEEFPHFTQYEVRAALARCGLTNKHIESKVKVLSGGERAKVRLCKLINRETNLLVLDEPTNHLDKDAKDELKRALQEYKGSVLLISHEPDFYEGLVTGVWNGENWTTKMF encoded by the coding sequence ATGAGTTTATTGACAGTAGAAAATTTAAGCCATGGCTTTGGAGATCGTGCGATTTTTGAGGACGTCTCTTTCCGGTTATTACAAGGAGAGCATATCGGGCTAATTGGTGCCAATGGTGAAGGTAAATCGACGTTCATGAATATTATTACGCGTAAGCTAGAGCCCGATGCAGGAACGGTGAACTGGTCGAAGCGTGTGCGGGTTGGTTATTTGGATCAGCATGTTGTCTTGAAACAAGGAATGACCATCCGTGATGTGTTACGTACTGCTTTTCAATATCTGTATGATCAAGAGGCGGAAATGAATGCACTCTTTGAAAAAATGGGGGAAGTAGGGCCTGATGAGCTGGAGGCACTCCTTGAGGAAACTGGCCAAATTCAAGAAGAATTATCTCATAATGATTTTTACATCATTGATTCAAAAGTAGAAGAAGTAGCGAATGGACTTGGATTGAACGAATTCGGCCTAGATCGTGACGTTCATGATTTAAGTGGTGGACAGCGTACAAAAGTACTGCTCGCCAAGCTATTGCTAGAAAAACCGGATATCCTTCTGCTAGATGAGCCGACAAACTATTTAGATGTCGAGCATATCAACTGGCTACGCAATTATTTACAGAACTACGAGAGTGCATTTATTTTAATATCGCATGATATTCCATTCTTGAATAGCGTGATTCAATTGATTTACCATATGGAAAATCAAGAAATCACTCGCTACGTTGGGGATTATGAAGAATTTGTGCGTGTCCATGAGATGAAAAAACAGCAGGTTGAGGCCGCCTTCAAGAAGCAACAGAAGGAAATTTCTCATCTCAAAGATTTCGTAGCGCGTAATAAAGCAAATGCAGCAACGAGTCGAATGGCTATGTCACGTCAGAAGAAGCTAGACAAAATGGACATTATCGAATTAGATGCAGAAAAACCGAAGCCACAATTTAGTTTTAAAGTTGCACGGACACCGAGCAGGTATTTATTCCAAACAAAAGACCTCGTCATCGGCTATGACGAACCATTATCCAGAGAGCTGGAATTGACGATGGAACGCGGTCAGAAAATCGCCTTGTCAGGTGCCAATGGTATTGGGAAAACGACTCTGCTGAAAAGTATCCTTGGGGAAATTCCTGCGCTTACTGGCTCCGTTGAACTTGGCGAGCATTTAGAAATTGGTTATTTCGAGCAGGAAACGAAGTCGGATAACAATAATACATGTTTGGAAGAAGTGTGGGAAGAGTTTCCTCATTTCACACAATATGAAGTGCGTGCTGCGTTGGCCAGATGTGGTTTAACGAATAAACATATCGAAAGTAAAGTAAAAGTGTTAAGTGGTGGGGAACGTGCAAAAGTACGCTTATGTAAATTAATCAATCGCGAAACGAATCTGCTTGTTCTCGATGAGCCGACGAATCACTTGGATAAAGATGCAAAAGATGAATTGAAACGAGCTTTACAGGAATACAAAGGTAGCGTTCTACTCATTTCACACGAACCTGATTTTTATGAAGGCCTTGTGACAGGTGTTTGGAACGGTGAAAATTGGACGACTAAAATGTTTTAA
- a CDS encoding DUF2277 domain-containing protein: MCRNIKTLFNFEPPATDDEIYAASLQYVRKITGFNKVSKVNEDAFNQAVEQVAIATQHLLQTAVTNAEPRNREIEAERARARSAKRFGVE; encoded by the coding sequence ATGTGTCGCAATATAAAAACCTTATTTAACTTTGAACCCCCTGCTACTGATGATGAAATTTATGCTGCTTCCTTACAATATGTGCGTAAGATCACAGGTTTCAACAAAGTATCGAAGGTCAATGAAGACGCCTTTAATCAGGCTGTAGAGCAAGTGGCAATTGCTACACAACATTTACTCCAGACAGCCGTCACCAATGCGGAGCCCCGCAATCGAGAAATTGAAGCGGAACGCGCTCGAGCTCGATCTGCCAAAAGATTTGGTGTGGAGTAA
- a CDS encoding LysE family translocator, producing the protein MNITSFLLYCFIVTVTPGPTNIDILSTVNNHGTKRAMQYTYGATIAFGLLLAISAMLNTMLITVIPKILIVMQIIGSIYMLYLAYQIYKMDTSKPIVNKTGTFKSGFLMQFLNPKVVTFTMTVFPSFILPYYTAMHAVTISVITITLIGFVSFIIWVLFGTIFKSFLQKHEKIVNVIMALFLVYAAIMIWL; encoded by the coding sequence ATGAATATCACATCTTTTTTACTATATTGTTTTATTGTTACGGTTACACCTGGCCCGACGAATATCGACATATTGTCTACAGTGAATAATCATGGGACAAAGAGGGCAATGCAGTATACGTATGGCGCAACGATTGCTTTTGGTTTATTACTTGCTATATCTGCTATGTTGAATACAATGCTCATAACGGTAATCCCTAAAATTTTGATTGTTATGCAGATAATTGGAAGCATTTATATGCTCTATCTCGCTTATCAAATTTATAAAATGGATACATCAAAACCAATCGTAAACAAGACAGGTACTTTTAAGTCGGGCTTTCTCATGCAGTTTTTAAATCCAAAGGTAGTTACATTCACGATGACTGTATTTCCTAGCTTTATTTTGCCCTACTATACCGCAATGCATGCAGTGACAATAAGTGTTATAACGATAACACTTATTGGATTTGTATCATTTATTATATGGGTTCTTTTCGGTACAATCTTCAAGAGTTTTTTACAGAAGCATGAAAAAATTGTGAATGTAATCATGGCATTATTTTTAGTTTATGCTGCAATCATGATATGGCTGTAA
- the panB gene encoding 3-methyl-2-oxobutanoate hydroxymethyltransferase, with translation MKQTTDFLKMKQSNEKIVVLTAYDYPSAKIAEQGGVDIILVGDSLGMVVLGYDSTIPVTLEDMIHHTKAVKRGAKDTFIMTDMPFLTYHLSVKDTLINAGRLIQEAGAHAVKLEGADEVIEHTAALTSAGIPVCSHLGLTPQYVGVLGGYRVQGKDALAAKKLLEDAKKCEAAGAFALLLECIPRQLAEEVTKALSIPVIGIGAGVDVDAQILVYHDILDYGVERVPKFVKQYHSLNPLILESIQAYAADVKNKLFPEEKHSFTMKEEELKGLYGGKQFIK, from the coding sequence ATGAAACAAACGACAGATTTCTTGAAAATGAAGCAAAGCAATGAGAAGATTGTTGTGTTAACAGCCTATGACTATCCTTCTGCAAAAATTGCGGAACAAGGGGGAGTTGATATCATTTTGGTTGGTGATTCACTTGGAATGGTGGTTCTGGGGTACGATTCAACAATCCCAGTTACACTCGAAGACATGATTCATCATACGAAAGCTGTTAAACGAGGAGCTAAGGATACATTTATCATGACGGATATGCCGTTTTTAACCTATCATTTATCTGTTAAAGATACATTAATCAATGCGGGGAGATTAATTCAAGAAGCCGGTGCCCATGCTGTGAAGCTAGAAGGTGCTGATGAAGTCATCGAACATACCGCTGCCCTAACGAGTGCAGGGATTCCTGTCTGCTCCCACCTCGGGCTGACACCGCAATACGTCGGCGTTTTAGGCGGATATAGGGTGCAAGGAAAAGATGCGTTAGCTGCTAAAAAATTGCTGGAAGATGCTAAGAAATGTGAAGCGGCAGGAGCATTTGCGCTTCTTTTGGAATGTATTCCAAGACAACTTGCAGAAGAAGTAACAAAAGCCCTTTCAATTCCGGTGATTGGAATCGGTGCTGGAGTGGATGTGGATGCCCAGATTCTCGTCTATCATGATATTTTAGACTATGGTGTTGAGCGGGTCCCTAAGTTTGTAAAACAATACCATTCATTGAACCCGTTAATACTGGAATCCATTCAGGCTTATGCTGCTGATGTGAAGAATAAACTTTTTCCAGAAGAAAAACATTCTTTTACAATGAAGGAAGAGGAACTGAAAGGACTTTATGGAGGTAAGCAATTTATCAAATAA